Proteins encoded within one genomic window of Atribacterota bacterium:
- a CDS encoding branched-chain amino acid ABC transporter substrate-binding protein, translated as MLRIKKIFVILIALLILFPINVAAQDTVLIGLQCPLTGSEAIEGEMAKQSVEIAAQMVNDKGGVLDGKMIEIIVVDDECTPKGGSLAAQNLTSRGIVAGISTYGSSVTQPASDIYEANKIVNIAYGATVSELSERGLKYFFRTCGRTDTQGIFFAEEVVPYFGAKKVAILHDNTSFALGLAEEARKFLLEAGTAELVYFDAITPGESDYTVPLTKMRETNPDLFYFTGYFSEAGLIIRQAREIGIDAVFVGGDAAINEDFIRIAGLEYASGCYMTQEALIQYFTNPEAMEFKEKYQEAYNALPSSPWSVYAADALMVIAEAIDKTGSTDSDMLADYLKNEMEEFPSITGPIGFDEKGDRVGTGINLYIVNDDGSYAIVER; from the coding sequence ATGTTAAGAATTAAGAAGATTTTCGTGATATTAATAGCCTTACTAATATTATTTCCCATTAATGTTGCTGCACAAGATACTGTATTAATTGGCCTGCAATGTCCGCTAACAGGATCAGAGGCAATTGAAGGTGAAATGGCGAAACAGAGTGTAGAAATAGCAGCGCAGATGGTTAATGATAAGGGTGGCGTTTTAGATGGAAAAATGATTGAAATAATTGTGGTAGACGATGAATGTACTCCAAAAGGTGGTTCCCTTGCTGCTCAAAACCTAACTTCAAGGGGAATAGTTGCAGGTATTTCAACTTATGGTTCATCTGTCACACAACCTGCTTCAGATATTTACGAAGCTAATAAAATAGTTAATATTGCATATGGAGCAACAGTTTCAGAATTGTCTGAAAGAGGTTTAAAGTATTTTTTCCGAACTTGTGGTAGAACAGATACGCAGGGAATCTTTTTTGCTGAGGAAGTTGTGCCATACTTTGGAGCAAAAAAAGTCGCTATCCTGCATGACAACACCTCATTTGCTTTAGGATTAGCAGAGGAAGCCAGAAAATTTCTTTTAGAAGCCGGCACAGCTGAGCTGGTTTATTTTGATGCTATTACTCCGGGAGAATCTGATTATACAGTTCCATTAACTAAGATGCGGGAAACAAATCCTGACTTATTCTATTTTACCGGTTATTTTTCAGAGGCGGGTTTAATTATTAGACAGGCCAGAGAAATTGGCATTGATGCTGTTTTTGTGGGAGGAGATGCAGCAATTAACGAAGATTTTATCAGAATTGCTGGATTGGAATATGCCTCAGGCTGTTATATGACTCAGGAAGCATTGATACAATATTTTACTAATCCGGAAGCTATGGAATTTAAAGAAAAATATCAGGAAGCTTATAACGCTTTACCTTCCAGCCCATGGTCTGTTTATGCTGCCGATGCTTTGATGGTAATAGCTGAAGCTATTGATAAAACAGGTTCAACAGATTCAGATATGTTAGCTGATTATCTGAAAAATGAAATGGAAGAATTTCCAAGCATTACCGGACCAATTGGATTTGATGAAAAAGGAGACCGTGTAGGAACTGGTATAAATCTGTATATAGTTAATGATGATGGTAGCTATGCTATTGTTGAGAGA
- a CDS encoding anaerobic ribonucleoside-triphosphate reductase activating protein — translation MIKIKKIISTSLIDWEGMIVSTLYVGGCNFRCPFCYNTDLVLRHQSLQDIPIEEMISSILSKKPFLDGICLSGGEPTLNEGVKDFLLEIKKHNLKIKIDTNGSNPEILKDIIEKNLVDYIAMDIKTMLREEDYSEVIGLKIDNIISKIRNSINLIMNSGIDYEFRTTIIPKFHDIEVIKNIAEEITGARRYILQRFIQSEEMLDPDLKDVKAYDEEKITDILKKVKNNVLECRVR, via the coding sequence ATGATTAAGATAAAAAAGATAATCTCAACATCCTTAATTGATTGGGAGGGCATGATTGTTTCAACTCTATATGTAGGTGGGTGTAATTTCCGCTGCCCATTTTGTTATAATACAGATTTAGTGCTAAGGCATCAGTCTTTGCAGGATATTCCCATAGAAGAAATGATTTCCTCAATACTTTCAAAAAAACCTTTTTTAGATGGTATTTGTCTGAGCGGTGGTGAGCCAACATTAAATGAAGGGGTTAAAGATTTCCTTTTGGAGATTAAGAAACATAATTTAAAGATAAAAATAGATACTAATGGCAGTAATCCAGAAATATTAAAAGATATAATAGAAAAAAATTTAGTTGATTATATTGCAATGGACATAAAAACAATGTTAAGGGAAGAGGATTACTCAGAGGTAATTGGGTTAAAGATTGATAATATTATCTCAAAAATCAGGAATAGTATTAACTTAATAATGAATTCAGGTATTGATTACGAATTTCGAACAACAATTATTCCAAAATTTCATGATATAGAGGTAATAAAAAACATAGCCGAAGAAATAACAGGTGCACGCAGATATATATTACAAAGGTTTATTCAATCAGAAGAAATGTTAGACCCTGATCTTAAAGATGTGAAAGCGTACGATGAAGAAAAAATAACTGACATACTAAAAAAGGTTAAAAATAATGTTTTAGAATGTAGGGTAAGGTGA
- a CDS encoding thioredoxin family protein, protein MKIKIFWKKDCPNCPQAKKIGRLLEDKVEVQYCDIDTVDGLTEACMLNVMSTPTIIILDNYDNEMDSWRGIVPDIKDIEGKIIS, encoded by the coding sequence ATGAAAATCAAGATATTTTGGAAAAAAGACTGCCCTAATTGCCCACAGGCAAAAAAAATTGGTAGGTTATTAGAAGATAAAGTTGAGGTTCAATATTGTGATATTGATACTGTTGATGGATTAACAGAGGCATGTATGCTGAATGTTATGAGTACCCCAACAATAATTATACTGGATAACTATGATAATGAAATGGATTCCTGGAGAGGCATTGTGCCTGACATAAAAGATATTGAAGGAAAAATAATAAGTTAA
- the nrdD gene encoding anaerobic ribonucleoside-triphosphate reductase, with translation MVEKIKKREGHLVNFNEEKIYNAILSAMEAVGEKNYTQARKITDHVIYRLEVNFEKNIPSVEEIQDIVEEQLISSGLTRVAKAYILYRNKRNEIRKKLYVRGSDKKYKNSTEMSLLVSTPTRETIAPWDRSKIVDALCKEADITSGVARKIAKNVEEKIFNLNFDNISTGLIREFVDNELFIRGYEKKWIKQKIIGMPFYDLNRLFLSKTKENSNIANNNPEAINLAIAENTIKQYMLQEVFSQEVAEAHLKGMIHIHDLGYPRIYCSGHSLEYIKKYGLNLDNLDTSSSPAKYARTLTGHLNTFLSSMQAYYAGALGIAYLNIFYAPYLVGMSYEEMKQEAQYLIFSGSQNAFSRGGQSLFLDFNVHTGIPDHLKDVPAIGPGGKYTGKKYQDYTQEAQQFLKVLMEVWEKGDSNGKVFAFPKMDLHINNDSFCDPRQKELLEYACQIASKNGTPYFIFDRDSVTLSACCRLKNEITDMQMIKKPEKLRFSGIQNVTINLPQCAYRTLKDMRLQSGTDKRRELFDNFFQQIDLVLKLVIKAHQEKKHFLKKMMDSPEGPLWQVGKISPDGEPYVDLEKGTYLVGIIGLNEAIQYLTGQQLHENEDTYNLGLKTVSFLHIKCNEYSKKYRIKLSLEESPAESAAGRLAKIDLREFPESKKVVKGSILDDECYYSNSIHFAAAADIDLLSRIIKQSKFHPLIKSGAIIHAFVGEKQPPADSIYNLIKKVWENTLSAQITISPEFTVCNQCNKISRGLLDSCSYCHSENVYGITRIVGYYSKINNWNKNKIGELKDRRIGKYQVV, from the coding sequence ATGGTTGAAAAAATAAAAAAAAGAGAAGGACATCTGGTCAATTTTAATGAGGAAAAAATATATAATGCAATTCTGTCAGCAATGGAGGCAGTTGGAGAAAAAAATTATACCCAGGCTAGAAAAATAACTGATCACGTAATTTACAGGTTGGAAGTAAATTTTGAGAAGAATATTCCATCAGTAGAAGAAATACAGGATATTGTTGAAGAACAGCTTATTTCTTCAGGACTGACCAGAGTTGCTAAAGCCTATATTCTATATAGAAATAAAAGAAATGAAATTCGCAAAAAACTATATGTACGTGGCAGTGATAAGAAATATAAGAACAGTACAGAAATGTCATTATTAGTCTCAACACCTACCAGGGAGACTATTGCTCCCTGGGATAGAAGCAAGATTGTAGATGCACTGTGTAAGGAAGCAGATATCACTTCTGGAGTAGCAAGAAAAATTGCCAAAAATGTTGAAGAAAAAATATTTAATTTAAATTTTGACAATATCTCTACCGGTTTAATCAGGGAGTTTGTAGATAATGAGTTATTTATCCGTGGTTATGAAAAAAAATGGATAAAACAAAAAATTATCGGGATGCCATTTTATGATTTAAATCGCCTCTTTTTGTCTAAGACAAAAGAGAATAGCAATATTGCAAATAATAATCCTGAAGCAATTAATTTGGCTATTGCCGAAAATACAATTAAGCAGTATATGCTCCAGGAAGTTTTTAGCCAGGAAGTTGCAGAAGCACATCTAAAAGGGATGATTCATATCCATGATTTAGGGTATCCACGTATTTACTGTTCAGGACATTCCCTCGAATATATAAAAAAATATGGATTAAATCTGGATAATTTAGATACTTCCTCTTCACCTGCTAAATATGCTAGAACCTTAACAGGTCACCTGAATACATTCCTATCCTCGATGCAGGCCTATTATGCAGGGGCTTTAGGTATAGCTTATCTTAATATCTTTTATGCGCCTTATTTGGTCGGGATGTCTTATGAGGAAATGAAGCAGGAAGCACAATACCTGATTTTCAGCGGTTCACAAAATGCCTTTTCAAGGGGAGGGCAAAGTTTGTTTCTGGATTTCAATGTACATACCGGCATTCCTGACCATTTAAAAGATGTACCTGCAATAGGTCCGGGAGGCAAATATACCGGAAAAAAATATCAGGATTATACACAAGAAGCCCAGCAATTCCTGAAGGTTTTAATGGAGGTATGGGAAAAAGGAGATTCTAACGGAAAAGTTTTTGCCTTTCCTAAAATGGACCTTCATATTAATAACGATTCTTTTTGTGATCCCAGGCAAAAAGAATTGCTGGAGTATGCCTGTCAGATTGCTTCCAAAAACGGAACACCTTATTTCATATTTGATAGGGATAGTGTTACATTATCTGCCTGTTGTAGATTAAAAAATGAAATAACAGACATGCAGATGATTAAAAAGCCTGAAAAATTAAGGTTTTCAGGAATACAGAATGTGACAATAAATTTACCACAGTGTGCCTATAGGACTCTCAAAGATATGAGATTACAATCCGGCACAGACAAAAGGAGAGAATTATTTGATAATTTCTTCCAACAGATAGACTTAGTTCTTAAATTAGTTATTAAGGCACATCAAGAAAAAAAGCATTTCTTGAAAAAAATGATGGATTCCCCGGAAGGTCCATTATGGCAAGTTGGGAAAATAAGTCCTGATGGAGAGCCTTATGTTGATTTAGAAAAAGGGACATACCTGGTAGGTATTATTGGATTAAATGAGGCTATTCAATATTTAACAGGTCAACAGTTACATGAAAATGAGGATACTTACAATCTGGGATTAAAAACTGTCTCTTTTTTACATATTAAATGTAATGAGTATTCAAAGAAATACAGAATAAAGCTGTCACTGGAAGAATCTCCTGCTGAAAGTGCTGCTGGCAGGCTTGCAAAAATAGATTTGAGAGAGTTTCCGGAAAGCAAAAAAGTGGTCAAGGGAAGCATTTTAGATGATGAGTGCTATTATTCAAACAGCATTCATTTTGCAGCTGCAGCAGATATTGACCTTCTTTCGCGAATAATCAAACAGAGTAAATTTCATCCTCTTATTAAAAGTGGGGCTATCATCCATGCCTTTGTCGGCGAAAAGCAGCCACCTGCTGATAGTATTTATAATTTGATAAAAAAAGTATGGGAAAATACACTTTCTGCCCAAATAACAATTTCACCGGAGTTTACGGTATGTAATCAATGTAATAAAATTAGCCGTGGCCTGCTTGATTCATGTAGCTATTGTCATAGTGAAAATGTCTATGGTATTACCAGAATTGTTGGGTATTATAGCAAGATTAATAATTGGAACAAAAATAAGATTGGCGAATTAAAAGACAGGAGAATAGGCAAATACCAGGTTGTTTAA
- the nrdR gene encoding transcriptional regulator NrdR, which produces MKCPFCNNMDTGVIESRSMENDLVIRRRRFCKKCNKRFTTHERIEIVPLVVIKKDKRREVFNRDKIIKGIIKACEKRSVSMAEINQIAEDIEERLKQGPTNEFRSEIIGRLVMDRLKSLDEVAYVRFASVYRHFEDVGSFLEEINRIKEVPESEDQEREKM; this is translated from the coding sequence ATGAAATGTCCCTTCTGTAATAACATGGATACCGGTGTAATTGAATCCAGATCAATGGAGAATGATTTAGTAATACGGCGAAGAAGATTTTGTAAAAAATGCAATAAACGTTTTACTACACACGAACGTATTGAGATAGTCCCCCTGGTGGTTATTAAAAAAGATAAAAGACGAGAAGTATTTAATCGTGACAAGATTATCAAGGGAATAATTAAAGCATGTGAGAAAAGGTCTGTAAGCATGGCTGAAATAAATCAAATTGCTGAGGATATAGAAGAAAGATTAAAACAAGGTCCCACTAATGAATTTAGAAGTGAGATTATTGGCAGACTGGTGATGGATCGATTAAAGAGTCTGGACGAAGTAGCTTATGTAAGATTTGCCTCTGTATATCGTCATTTTGAGGATGTGGGAAGCTTTTTGGAAGAGATTAACAGAATAAAAGAAGTGCCGGAAAGCGAAGATCAAGAAAGAGAAAAAATGTGA
- the ftsZ gene encoding cell division protein FtsZ: MNNINERPSSFVDIKVIGVGGGGGNAVNRMIEEKINGVKYISANTDAQVLALSNAEQKIQIGSRITMGLGSGSNPDIGKRAAEEDKDKISKALEGADMVFVTAGMGGGTGTGGSPVIAQLAKELGALTVGVVTKPFTFEGVKRKKQAEEGIQQLKDYVDTLIVIPNDRLLQIIAENTPVLEAFKVADELLLHGIKGISEIVVEPGLINVDFADVKMIMENAGTAIMGIGRASGENRAIEAAHNAVNSSLLGTKITDARGILFNISGGKNVTLFEVNQAAEIVQEAANPDANIIFGAVINEALGEDIRITVIATGFDELSSEEKEREKERSFIEERTAKPEHEPLKENKIENEEEKAREEMPDKNDVDYNDLEIPTFLRRNR; this comes from the coding sequence TTGAACAATATAAATGAAAGACCCAGTTCATTTGTCGATATTAAAGTCATTGGAGTTGGCGGCGGAGGGGGAAATGCAGTCAACCGAATGATTGAAGAGAAAATAAATGGAGTAAAATATATTTCTGCAAACACAGATGCCCAGGTATTGGCCCTATCGAATGCTGAGCAAAAAATACAGATAGGGAGCAGGATTACTATGGGTTTAGGTAGCGGCTCAAACCCTGATATAGGTAAGAGAGCTGCGGAAGAAGACAAGGATAAGATTAGTAAGGCCCTGGAGGGAGCTGATATGGTATTTGTTACTGCCGGTATGGGAGGAGGAACCGGTACCGGAGGAAGTCCCGTTATTGCCCAGCTTGCTAAAGAACTTGGAGCCTTGACTGTGGGTGTAGTAACAAAACCATTTACCTTTGAAGGAGTTAAGAGAAAAAAACAGGCAGAAGAAGGTATCCAGCAACTTAAAGATTATGTGGATACTTTGATAGTTATCCCTAATGATAGATTATTGCAGATAATTGCCGAGAATACCCCGGTTTTAGAAGCATTTAAAGTGGCTGATGAGTTATTACTTCATGGAATTAAAGGAATTTCCGAAATTGTTGTTGAGCCTGGCTTAATCAATGTTGATTTTGCAGATGTAAAAATGATTATGGAAAATGCCGGTACTGCTATTATGGGAATTGGCAGAGCAAGTGGTGAAAATCGAGCTATTGAAGCGGCTCACAATGCTGTAAACAGCTCTCTTTTAGGAACTAAAATTACAGATGCAAGAGGTATATTGTTTAATATTTCCGGTGGTAAAAATGTAACTCTCTTTGAGGTAAACCAGGCTGCAGAAATTGTTCAGGAAGCTGCAAATCCTGATGCCAATATTATATTCGGTGCTGTTATCAATGAAGCATTGGGTGAAGATATTCGCATAACTGTAATAGCAACCGGTTTCGATGAACTATCTTCAGAAGAAAAAGAAAGAGAAAAAGAAAGAAGTTTTATTGAGGAAAGAACTGCTAAGCCAGAGCATGAACCTTTAAAAGAGAACAAAATAGAAAATGAAGAAGAAAAGGCCAGGGAAGAAATGCCTGATAAAAATGATGTTGATTATAATGATTTAGAAATACCGACTTTTTTACGTAGAAACAGATAA
- the ftsA gene encoding cell division protein FtsA — protein MRSEILVAGVDIGTNNTNTIIAELGEDNLVDIVGIGSVPSKGIKRGVIVDLDKAAEAVKESIANAERMAGGKISSAVVAVNGSHISSFNSQGVIAIAKENPEISEDDIEKVIEAAKAGVIAPERELIHVLPREFILDGQKGIQDPLGMTGSRLEGKVHIVTGSVTAVQNLLKCMEKVNVDVDELIFGNLACGNALLTKTEKELGVLLIDIGAGSSDVSVFLNGNIAYSSILPLGGIQITNDLAIGLKTSIEESEQLKIKHGNVMSNYISPEEVIEVAGIQGQKKASVSKKYLVDIIEARVHEMFSLIREELERSNNYHLITQGVVLTGGCALLPGITELAGKVFETNVRLGRPEYKGELGDLINEPRLSTVMGLIDFAVEIETIEGSNRRSRRGGNTIFAKITNWLRDFF, from the coding sequence ATGAGAAGTGAAATACTGGTAGCAGGTGTGGATATTGGAACAAATAATACTAACACGATAATAGCAGAGTTAGGAGAGGATAACCTTGTTGATATTGTTGGGATTGGATCTGTCCCATCAAAAGGGATTAAAAGAGGGGTTATTGTTGATTTAGACAAAGCTGCCGAGGCGGTTAAGGAATCGATAGCCAATGCAGAAAGAATGGCTGGTGGAAAGATTAGTTCAGCCGTGGTTGCTGTTAACGGAAGCCATATCTCTTCATTTAATAGCCAGGGAGTTATTGCTATAGCAAAGGAAAACCCGGAAATCAGCGAGGATGATATTGAAAAAGTAATTGAAGCCGCAAAAGCGGGGGTTATTGCCCCTGAAAGGGAATTAATCCATGTCCTGCCAAGAGAGTTTATTTTAGACGGACAAAAGGGCATCCAGGATCCGCTGGGAATGACCGGTTCAAGATTAGAAGGAAAAGTTCATATTGTTACAGGTTCAGTCACAGCAGTTCAAAATCTCTTAAAATGTATGGAAAAAGTGAATGTAGATGTGGATGAATTGATATTTGGAAACCTTGCCTGCGGAAATGCCCTCTTAACCAAAACAGAGAAGGAATTAGGTGTGCTTCTGATTGATATCGGAGCTGGCTCATCAGATGTTTCAGTATTCCTGAATGGTAATATTGCTTACTCTTCTATCCTTCCTTTAGGTGGAATTCAGATTACTAACGATTTGGCAATTGGTTTAAAAACATCAATCGAGGAATCAGAACAATTAAAAATAAAACATGGGAATGTTATGAGTAATTATATTTCCCCTGAAGAAGTAATAGAAGTAGCCGGAATCCAGGGACAAAAAAAAGCGTCAGTATCAAAAAAATACCTTGTTGACATTATTGAAGCAAGGGTTCATGAAATGTTTAGCCTGATAAGAGAAGAATTAGAGAGGTCTAATAACTACCATTTAATAACACAGGGTGTTGTATTAACCGGTGGATGTGCCCTTTTACCAGGTATTACAGAGCTTGCAGGTAAAGTCTTTGAAACTAATGTACGACTGGGTAGGCCAGAATATAAGGGTGAATTAGGTGATTTGATTAATGAGCCAAGACTTTCAACTGTAATGGGGTTAATCGACTTTGCTGTTGAGATAGAAACTATAGAAGGTTCAAACAGAAGAAGCCGTAGAGGCGGAAATACAATTTTTGCAAAAATTACCAACTGGTTAAGAGATTTCTTTTAA
- a CDS encoding FtsQ-type POTRA domain-containing protein, with protein MYEEILPEEVEDNKRFNIFKIIFYYIIIGFVGWSFFSFIFTFFWFDIKEINIEGNYYTSNETIIKQGRLDKHINLFLFDVEASGLDILKNPWIADVYIKKRPPNRLSVKIIERKPEVLLYNNEVFYLISEEGVILSASGQSDNEHGLYIVTGLDIKNNIPGEKIDIEKYNYIKRIIYALNNIFPEQFYKIQVISNEEYLLFHKKDQIKVRIKDGDQLIDEWYLLERAIQNVIQENTPIKEINMKYEDRLSIILEE; from the coding sequence GTGTATGAAGAAATTCTTCCAGAAGAAGTTGAAGATAATAAAAGATTCAATATTTTCAAAATAATTTTTTACTATATCATAATTGGATTTGTCGGTTGGAGTTTTTTTAGTTTTATCTTTACATTTTTCTGGTTTGACATAAAAGAGATTAATATTGAAGGTAATTACTATACCAGTAACGAAACTATCATCAAGCAAGGAAGATTAGATAAACATATTAATCTGTTTCTCTTTGATGTTGAGGCATCAGGTTTGGACATTCTGAAAAACCCATGGATTGCAGATGTATATATCAAAAAAAGACCCCCGAACAGATTAAGTGTAAAAATTATAGAACGTAAGCCAGAGGTGCTCCTTTATAATAATGAAGTTTTTTATCTTATTAGTGAAGAAGGGGTAATTTTATCGGCATCAGGACAATCTGACAATGAACATGGTTTGTACATTGTAACAGGTTTAGATATTAAAAATAATATTCCCGGGGAAAAAATAGATATTGAAAAATACAATTATATTAAAAGAATTATTTATGCTTTAAATAATATTTTTCCTGAACAATTCTATAAGATTCAGGTCATTTCAAACGAGGAATATCTGTTATTTCATAAAAAAGATCAGATAAAGGTTAGAATTAAAGATGGGGACCAGTTGATTGATGAATGGTATTTGCTGGAAAGGGCAATCCAAAATGTTATCCAGGAAAATACCCCTATTAAAGAAATTAATATGAAATATGAAGACAGATTATCAATAATACTTGAAGAGTAG
- the murB gene encoding UDP-N-acetylmuramate dehydrogenase, which translates to MFNKRLILKEIKKCGLTKEIKPDELMKKHTSWRIGGIADFFCIPPDVISLKKVLLFAENHEIPIYVIGNGTNLWVPDEGIRGLVVKVSGAIDKIEYSGKMIKAGSGILLPDLVKKMTDKELSGMEFAAHIPGTLGGAIINNAGFNNKSMADIVKQITVLDYKGNLIDLGRRKLNFSYRGIDIGIEKFVITGAVLEMIEDEKVLINERIKKYYKKRKSSQPLEYLSAGCVFKNTEKESAGYLIEKAGAKGLTIGDAQVSEKHANFIINRGNATARDILLLIEEVSDRVEKSFGIALEIEIDIIGLNYN; encoded by the coding sequence ATGTTCAATAAGAGATTAATTTTAAAAGAAATCAAAAAGTGTGGATTAACAAAAGAGATAAAACCTGATGAATTAATGAAAAAGCATACTTCATGGAGAATTGGTGGGATTGCTGATTTTTTTTGTATACCCCCGGATGTGATTTCTTTAAAAAAAGTTTTATTATTTGCTGAAAATCATGAGATACCTATTTATGTTATTGGCAATGGCACTAACTTATGGGTTCCAGATGAGGGAATCAGGGGATTGGTGGTAAAGGTATCAGGAGCTATCGACAAAATAGAATATTCTGGTAAAATGATAAAAGCAGGTTCCGGGATTCTGTTACCTGATTTAGTAAAAAAAATGACGGATAAAGAATTAAGTGGAATGGAATTTGCCGCACACATACCTGGTACTTTAGGTGGAGCTATAATTAACAATGCTGGTTTTAACAACAAATCTATGGCGGATATTGTTAAACAGATAACAGTATTGGATTATAAGGGAAATTTAATAGATTTAGGCCGGAGAAAGCTCAATTTTTCCTATCGTGGTATAGATATAGGAATTGAGAAGTTTGTGATTACCGGTGCCGTTTTAGAGATGATAGAGGATGAAAAAGTATTAATAAATGAGAGAATAAAAAAATATTATAAAAAAAGAAAAAGCAGTCAACCTCTTGAATATTTAAGTGCCGGCTGTGTATTTAAAAATACTGAAAAAGAATCAGCCGGTTATCTGATAGAGAAGGCCGGAGCAAAAGGTTTAACGATAGGGGATGCTCAAGTATCTGAGAAACATGCTAATTTTATAATTAACAGGGGAAATGCAACTGCCAGAGATATCCTTTTATTAATTGAGGAAGTGTCTGACAGAGTTGAAAAGTCTTTTGGGATAGCATTAGAGATAGAAATAGATATAATTGGGCTTAATTATAACTAA
- the murC gene encoding UDP-N-acetylmuramate--L-alanine ligase, protein MNIEGKHIHFIGIGGTGMSGIASILLDLGYSISGSDLQSTIVTKRLTSKGAMIYKGHDGSHISGANLVVISSAINEENQEVIEAKKKKIEIIPRAEMLSRIMHQNHRIAVAGTHGKTTTTSMISLILEKMNLDPTIAIGGEVNDIGGNAKLGKGDYVVVEADESDGSFLLLNPNIAIVTNIENDHLDYYNSIGKTIESFERFINKVPENGCVIYGNDCPNARQIVKKHLSSQQIISYGFHSDSQIRAMNCILDKNTSTSEIYYKKEKLGSLKLNIPGYHNISNAMAAIATGIKLDIKFNNIKEILFHFRGVKRRQEIIADYEGKLMIIDDYAHHPSEIKATLEAIRKGWPNRRIIAVFQPHRYSRTKFLLEEFGNAFYNADIVVVNDIYSANEKPLPGISAELVYQKIKDYKKEKVFYRPEKEKAISFLEDIVADGDIVMTLGAGDVWKIGKEFAKKTKRNEPKVGITN, encoded by the coding sequence ATGAATATTGAAGGAAAGCATATCCATTTTATTGGAATAGGTGGAACCGGAATGAGTGGAATTGCTTCAATCTTATTGGATTTAGGCTATAGTATAAGTGGCTCAGATTTACAGAGTACTATTGTCACTAAGAGATTAACCAGCAAGGGTGCTATGATTTATAAAGGACATGACGGAAGTCATATTTCAGGAGCAAATTTAGTTGTAATATCTTCAGCTATTAATGAAGAAAACCAGGAAGTTATTGAAGCTAAAAAGAAAAAAATAGAGATTATCCCCAGAGCAGAAATGCTTTCCAGAATTATGCATCAGAATCACAGGATTGCCGTTGCAGGAACGCATGGAAAAACCACAACCACTTCGATGATAAGCCTTATCCTGGAGAAAATGAATCTGGACCCGACTATTGCTATAGGAGGAGAAGTAAACGATATTGGCGGTAATGCAAAATTAGGTAAGGGAGATTACGTTGTTGTGGAAGCAGATGAAAGTGATGGCTCTTTTTTATTGCTCAACCCGAATATAGCGATTGTAACAAATATTGAAAATGACCACCTGGACTATTATAATAGTATAGGAAAGACTATAGAAAGTTTTGAAAGGTTCATTAATAAAGTTCCTGAAAACGGATGTGTAATCTATGGCAATGACTGTCCAAATGCAAGACAGATTGTCAAAAAGCATCTTTCCTCCCAACAAATTATATCTTACGGTTTTCATAGTGATTCTCAAATAAGGGCAATGAATTGTATATTAGATAAAAACACTTCTACATCAGAGATATATTATAAAAAGGAAAAATTAGGGTCCCTTAAATTAAACATCCCCGGATACCATAATATTTCCAATGCCATGGCTGCAATTGCTACTGGAATCAAGCTGGATATTAAGTTTAATAATATTAAAGAGATTCTCTTTCATTTCAGAGGAGTAAAACGTAGACAGGAGATAATTGCTGATTATGAAGGTAAACTTATGATTATTGATGATTATGCCCATCATCCTTCTGAAATAAAGGCAACTTTAGAGGCAATCAGAAAGGGATGGCCAAATCGAAGGATTATTGCAGTATTTCAACCACATCGCTATAGCCGTACAAAATTTTTACTGGAAGAATTTGGAAATGCTTTTTATAATGCTGATATTGTTGTTGTTAATGATATTTATTCCGCAAATGAAAAGCCATTACCCGGAATTTCAGCTGAATTAGTCTACCAGAAAATAAAAGATTATAAAAAAGAAAAAGTTTTTTATCGTCCCGAAAAAGAAAAGGCTATTTCTTTTTTGGAAGATATAGTAGCAGACGGAGATATTGTAATGACTTTGGGAGCTGGTGATGTTTGGAAAATTGGGAAAGAATTTGCAAAAAAAACCAAGCGGAATGAGCCAAAAGTTGGCATAACCAATTAA